Proteins co-encoded in one Pseudopipra pipra isolate bDixPip1 chromosome 12, bDixPip1.hap1, whole genome shotgun sequence genomic window:
- the MAPK6 gene encoding mitogen-activated protein kinase 6 has translation MAEKFESLMNIHGFDLGSRYMDLKPLGCGGNGLVFSAVDNDCDKRVAVKKIVLTDPQSVKHALREIKIIRRLDHDNIVKVFEILGPSGSQLTDDVGSLTELNCVYIVQEYMETDLANLLEQGPLLEDHARLFMYQLLRGLKYIHSANVLHRDLKPANLFINTEDLVLKIGDFGLARIMDPHYSHKGHLSEGLVTKWYRSPRLLLSPNNYTKAIDMWAAGCIFAEMLTGKTLFAGAHELEQMQLILESIPVVHEEDRQELLNVIPVYIRNDMTEPHKPLTQLLPGISPEALDFLEQILTFSPMDRLTAEEALSHPYMSIYSFPTDEPISSHPFHIEDEVDDILLMDESHSHIYNWERYHESQFSDHDWPIHNNFEADEVQRDPRALSDVTDEEEVQVDPRKYLDGDREKYLEDPAFDTHFSTEPCWQYSDHHENKYCDLECSHTCNYKMRSSSYLDNLVWRDSEVNHYYEPKLIIDLSNWKEQSKEKSDKKGKSKCEKNGLVKAQIALEEASQQLVEKEREKNQGFDFDSFIAETIQLSLQHESTDVDKLNDLNSSVSQIELKGIISKSVSREKQEKGMANLAQLEALYQTSWDSQFVSGGEECFLIDQFCCEVRKDEQVEKENTYTSYLDKFFSKKEDAEMLEPEPVEEGKLGEKEREESFLSNSGELLFNKQLEAIGIPQFHSPVGSPLKSIQATLTPSAMKSSPQIPHKTYSSILKHLN, from the exons atggcagaaaaattTGAAAGTCTCATGAACATTCATGGTTTTGATCTGGGCTCTCGCTATATGGACTTAAAACCACTGGGCTGTGGTGGAAATGGCTTAGTTTTTTCTGCTGTCGATAATGACTGTGACAAGAGAGTGGCTGTCAAGAAAATTGTCCTTACGGATCCCCAGAGTGTTAAACATGCTCTACGTGAGATCAAAATTATTAGAAGACTTGACCACGATAACATTGTCAAAGTATTTGAAATTCTTGGTCCCAGTGGAAGCCAGTTAACAGATGACGTGGGCTCCCTTACAGAATTGAACTGTGTTTACATTGTCCAGGAATACATGGAGACAGATCTGGCTAATTTGCTAGAGCAAGGCCCTTTACTGGAAGATCATGCCAGGCTTTTCATGTACCAGCTACTACGTGGGCTCAAGTATATTCACTCTGCAAATGTTCTGCATAGAGATCTCAAACCAGCTAATCTTTTCATTAATACTGAAGACTTGGTGCTGAAGATTGGTGACTTTGGTCTTGCACGAATCATGGATCCTCATTATTCCCACAAG GGCCATCTTTCTGAAGGATTGGTTACTAAATGGTACAGATCGCCCCGTCTTTTGCTTTCTCCTAACAACTACACTAAAGCCATTGACATGTGGGCTGCAGGTTGCATCTTTGCTGAAATGCTGACTGGGAAAACCCTCTTTGCAG GTGCGCATGAACTTGAACAGATGCAGTTGATTCTAGAATCAATTCCTGTTGTACATGAGGAGGACCGTCAGGAGCTTCTCAATGTAATTCCAGTTTACATTAGAAACGATATGACTGAGCCACACAAACCTTTAACTCAGTTGCTTCCAGGCATCAGTCCTGAAG CACTGGACTTTCTGGAGCAGATTCTGACGTTTAGTCCCATGGATCGATTGACAGCAGAAGAAGCTTTGTCCCATCCTTACATGAGCATTTATTCCTTTCCAACGGATGAGCCTATTTCAAGTCATCCTTTTCACATTGAAGATGAGGTTGATGATATTCTGCTAATGGATGAAAGTCACAGCCATATTTATAATTGGGAAAG ATACCATGAAAGTCAGTTTTCAGACCATGACTGGCCTATTCATAATAACTTTGAAGCTGATGAAGTTCAGCGCGATCCAAGGGCTCTTTCTGATGTTACTGATGAAGAAGAAGTGCAAGTAGATCCTCGCAAATATTTGGATGGAGATCGTGAAAAGTACCTGGAGGATCCTGCCTTTGACACCCACTTCTCTACTGAGCCTTGCTGGCAGTATTCAGATCACCATGAAAACAAGTATTGTGATCTGGAATGTAGTCACACTTGTAATTACAAAATGAGGTCATCTTCATACCTAGATAATTTAGTTTGGCGAGACAGTGAAGTAAACCATTACTACGAGCCCAAGCTTATTATAGATCTTTCGAACTGGaaggaacaaagcaaagaaaagtcCGATAAGAAAGGCAAGTCTAAATGTGAAAAGAATGGGTTGGTGAAAGCTCAGATAGCACTTGAGGAAGCATCACAGCAACTCGttgagaaagaaagggagaagaatCAAGGATTTGACTTTGATTCTTTTATAGCAGAAACCATCCAGCTTAGTTTACAACATGAGTCTACTGATGTTGATAAATTAAATGACTTGAATAGTTCAGTGTCTCAAATAGAGTTGAAAGGAATAATATCGAAGTCGGTAAGCAGAGAGAAGCAGGAGAAAGGAATGGCTAATTTGGCACAGTTAGAAGCTCTGTACCAAACCTCTTGGGACAGTCAGTTTGTGAGTGGTGGGGAGGAGTGCTTCCTCATAGACCAGTTCTGTTGCGAAGTCAGGAAAGATGAacaagtggaaaaagaaaatacttacaCCAGTTATTTGGACAAATTTTTTAGTAAGAAAGAAGATGCTGAAATGCTAGAACCTGAGCCAGTAGAAGAGGGGAAGCttggggagaaggagagagaagagagcttTCTCAGTAACAGTGGCGAACTCCTCTTCAACAAGCAGCTTGAGGCTATAGGTATTCCTCAGTTTCACAGCCCTGTTGGTTCGCCTCTGAAGTCAATACAGGCCACGCTAACGCCTTCTGCTATGAAATCATCTCCCCAAATTCCCCACAAAACCTACAGCAGCATTCTGAAACATCTAAACTAA